Proteins found in one Terriglobia bacterium genomic segment:
- the mtaB gene encoding tRNA (N(6)-L-threonylcarbamoyladenosine(37)-C(2))-methylthiotransferase MtaB encodes MDRSFYLENFGCRATQADGAAIERQLLDKGLARAEDSADADVVVLNTCTVTSSADQDARATIRRIHRENPGATILVTGCYAQRAPEEIAQIPGVSVVVGNSHKGQLADIAGRQGFVSLQSVGSAAGEIVVGDIFAHTELMAAPVFDADTASEKTRPNLKVQDGCNNRCSFCIIPYVRGKSRSLRLDEVIRETRALVELKYKEIVLSGINLGRWGRDLEGHSRFADLLRSMLGETDVEKIRISSVEPMDWSDDLIELVASSPRICKHAHVPLQSGSDRILRKMHRKYRPWHYADRIQKIRAAMPTAAIGADVMVGFPGETDADFEETRAFIESLPFTYLHVFTYSSRPGTPSAAMPNQVRGDVTRERNRILRELAVRKKREFQEQFIGRELQAITLTNFENGRTEALTDNYQKTWIEGRHESNQSKIICINGIEGEAFVGNILF; translated from the coding sequence CGACGCAGGCCGATGGAGCCGCCATTGAGCGTCAGCTACTTGACAAAGGACTGGCGCGCGCGGAGGACTCCGCGGATGCCGATGTCGTTGTGCTCAATACCTGCACGGTAACGTCCTCGGCCGACCAGGACGCCCGCGCTACCATCCGCCGCATCCACCGGGAGAACCCCGGCGCCACGATCCTCGTCACTGGCTGTTACGCCCAGCGCGCACCCGAGGAAATTGCCCAGATTCCGGGCGTTTCCGTGGTCGTAGGGAATTCCCACAAGGGTCAACTGGCTGACATTGCGGGACGGCAGGGCTTTGTCTCGCTGCAAAGCGTCGGTTCCGCAGCAGGCGAAATCGTCGTGGGCGATATATTCGCCCACACCGAACTGATGGCCGCTCCGGTCTTCGACGCCGATACCGCCAGCGAAAAGACCCGCCCTAACTTGAAGGTCCAGGACGGCTGTAATAACCGCTGCTCGTTCTGCATTATTCCGTATGTTCGTGGCAAGAGCCGGTCGCTAAGACTCGATGAAGTGATTCGAGAGACACGGGCCTTGGTTGAGCTCAAGTACAAAGAGATCGTGCTGTCGGGGATCAACCTCGGACGTTGGGGGCGCGACCTCGAAGGACACTCGCGTTTCGCCGATCTCCTGCGCTCTATGCTCGGCGAAACCGACGTCGAGAAGATTCGGATCAGCTCGGTCGAACCCATGGACTGGTCCGACGATTTGATCGAACTGGTCGCCTCGTCGCCGCGCATCTGCAAGCACGCGCACGTACCGCTGCAATCCGGGAGCGATCGCATTCTACGCAAGATGCACCGCAAATATCGTCCATGGCATTACGCCGATCGCATCCAGAAGATCCGCGCCGCCATGCCGACCGCGGCGATCGGCGCCGACGTCATGGTCGGCTTTCCGGGCGAGACCGACGCCGATTTCGAAGAGACCCGCGCGTTCATCGAATCGCTCCCCTTCACTTATTTGCACGTCTTCACTTATTCTTCGCGTCCCGGAACGCCCTCGGCCGCAATGCCGAACCAGGTTCGCGGCGACGTCACCCGCGAGCGCAACCGAATCCTGCGCGAGCTCGCCGTACGCAAGAAGCGCGAATTCCAGGAGCAGTTCATCGGGCGCGAGTTGCAGGCCATCACGCTGACGAATTTCGAGAACGGGCGAACCGAAGCGCTGACCGATAATTACCAGAAGACGTGGATTGAGGGTCGACACGAGTCGAATCAGTCGAAAATCATCTGTATCAACGGTATCGAGGGGGAAGCCTTCGTTGGAAATATCCTCTTTTAG
- the infC gene encoding translation initiation factor IF-3: protein MDKRFIRTNERIRARELRVIDDQGGQLGILAPFEALKIAREKGLDLVEVSPTAQPPVCRIMDFGKYMYEQEKKERQAKKNQKTFVVKEVKFRINVDEHDYQTKKNHVLRFLEEGDKVKATIFFRGREMTRQMLGREILQRLIKDISDKGIVENMPRQEGNTLHLILAPPKK, encoded by the coding sequence ATCGACAAGCGTTTTATCCGCACGAATGAGCGTATCCGCGCCAGAGAACTGCGCGTGATCGACGATCAAGGGGGACAGTTGGGCATCCTCGCACCCTTTGAAGCGCTCAAAATTGCCAGGGAAAAGGGTCTGGATCTGGTCGAAGTTTCACCCACCGCGCAACCTCCTGTCTGCCGCATCATGGACTTTGGAAAGTACATGTATGAACAGGAGAAGAAGGAGCGGCAGGCCAAGAAGAACCAGAAGACCTTTGTCGTCAAGGAAGTCAAGTTCCGCATCAACGTCGACGAACACGACTACCAGACGAAGAAGAATCACGTTCTGCGATTCCTGGAAGAGGGCGACAAGGTGAAGGCCACCATCTTCTTCCGCGGACGCGAAATGACGCGACAGATGCTGGGACGCGAGATTCTGCAGCGGCTGATCAAAGACATTTCCGATAAGGGGATCGTAGAGAACATGCCGCGGCAGGAAGGCAACACGCTGCACTTGATCCTGGCGCCTCCGAAGAAGTAG
- the rpmI gene encoding 50S ribosomal protein L35, whose amino-acid sequence MPKLKTHSGAAKRFKKTGTGKVKRGRAFQRHILTSKDTKRKRQMDMGSMVDKADLPKVKRMIPY is encoded by the coding sequence ATGCCAAAACTAAAGACGCACTCCGGCGCCGCCAAGCGCTTCAAGAAGACGGGAACGGGCAAGGTGAAGCGCGGACGCGCTTTCCAGCGCCACATCCTGACTTCGAAGGACACGAAGCGGAAGCGCCAGATGGATATGGGCTCGATGGTGGACAAGGCTGACCTCCCCAAGGTCAAGCGGATGATCCCGTACTAG
- the rplT gene encoding 50S ribosomal protein L20 — translation MPRVKRGTKRRQRRRKILKQAEGYFLTKSKLYQAAQESVQRGLKFAYAGRKQKKRQYRSIWIVRIGAALQDQGISYSRFISGLKKAGFELDRKILADIAVNDPAGFKALADKAKAAAATA, via the coding sequence ATGCCTCGCGTAAAACGTGGTACCAAGCGCCGCCAGCGTCGCAGAAAGATATTGAAGCAGGCGGAAGGCTATTTCCTTACAAAATCAAAGCTCTACCAGGCAGCGCAGGAGTCGGTGCAGCGCGGCTTGAAGTTTGCCTATGCCGGCCGCAAGCAGAAAAAGCGCCAGTACCGCTCCATCTGGATCGTGCGAATCGGCGCAGCGCTGCAGGACCAGGGCATCAGCTACAGCCGATTTATCAGCGGCCTGAAGAAGGCCGGGTTCGAACTCGACCGCAAAATCCTCGCGGATATCGCGGTCAACGATCCCGCCGGCTTCAAGGCACTGGCCGATAAGGCCAAGGCCGCCGCAGCCACGGCGTAG
- the pheS gene encoding phenylalanine--tRNA ligase subunit alpha has translation MTTTYTVPKLETFTPDTLDRATAELLAALEAEAASVANESDWRAFRDRWMSRKSGVLAQVNDWLKAAPGPSKRDVGQRVNQLKAKVEETVAAAEQRIAGGAATAKLETERVDVTLPGIRKQLGLKHPVLRTLDELVDVFVKMGYSIAEGPEVESDYYNFEALNFPPNHPARDTQDTLFIADQQKKAQRDRLVLRTHTSPVQIRAMEKMRPPVRVICPGKVHRYDTVDATHYPVFHQIEGLCVDTNITFGDLKGTLDHAMKAMFGSSVKTAFRPSFFPFTEPSAEVMISCPFCGGKGCRPCKQSGWIELLGAGMVDPNVFNFVDYDPKKYSGFAFGMGIERVAMMKYGVDDIQQFYLGDVRFLEQFG, from the coding sequence ATGACTACCACATATACTGTTCCAAAACTCGAAACCTTCACACCCGACACACTCGACCGAGCGACCGCCGAACTTTTAGCAGCGCTCGAAGCCGAAGCTGCTTCCGTAGCAAACGAATCCGACTGGCGCGCTTTCCGCGATCGTTGGATGTCGCGCAAGAGCGGCGTGCTCGCGCAGGTGAACGATTGGCTAAAGGCCGCGCCCGGCCCGTCGAAGCGTGATGTTGGCCAGCGCGTGAATCAGTTGAAAGCGAAGGTCGAGGAGACCGTTGCTGCCGCGGAACAGCGCATCGCCGGCGGTGCCGCGACCGCGAAACTTGAAACCGAGCGCGTCGACGTCACTCTGCCCGGCATTCGCAAGCAGCTCGGCCTTAAGCACCCGGTGCTGCGCACGCTCGACGAACTCGTCGACGTCTTCGTGAAGATGGGCTACTCGATCGCCGAAGGACCCGAGGTCGAGAGCGATTACTACAATTTCGAGGCGCTCAACTTCCCGCCGAACCACCCGGCGCGCGACACGCAGGACACGCTCTTCATCGCCGACCAGCAGAAGAAGGCGCAGCGCGACCGTCTCGTCCTGCGCACGCACACATCGCCGGTGCAAATCCGCGCCATGGAGAAGATGCGGCCGCCCGTGCGCGTCATCTGCCCCGGCAAGGTTCATCGCTATGACACAGTGGACGCCACGCACTATCCGGTCTTCCACCAGATCGAGGGTCTCTGCGTCGACACTAACATCACCTTTGGCGACCTCAAGGGCACGCTCGACCACGCCATGAAAGCCATGTTCGGCTCCTCGGTGAAGACCGCCTTCCGCCCATCGTTCTTCCCGTTCACCGAACCGAGCGCCGAAGTCATGATCAGTTGCCCCTTCTGCGGCGGCAAAGGCTGCCGTCCGTGCAAGCAGAGCGGCTGGATCGAACTGCTGGGCGCAGGCATGGTCGATCCCAACGTCTTCAACTTCGTCGACTACGACCCGAAGAAGTACTCGGGATTCGCCTTCGGCATGGGCATCGAGCGCGTCGCCATGATGAAGTACGGGGTCGACGACATTCAGCAGTTCTATCTGGGAGATGTAAGGTTCTTGGAGCAGTTTGGGTAA
- a CDS encoding enhanced serine sensitivity protein SseB C-terminal domain-containing protein, producing MSDRENPEELRVPGIIFLGEQDGGPERELKSALQNVFSSLPVTEAFLADIRYENESESRVALCLVATEDEKIVEAISRVFWNMFRSDVSLDLVFLDEKQREAIEQVCRCFYQVEKA from the coding sequence ATGAGCGACAGAGAAAATCCCGAAGAGCTAAGAGTTCCTGGGATCATTTTTCTCGGAGAACAAGACGGGGGGCCAGAACGAGAACTCAAGAGCGCTCTCCAAAACGTTTTCTCCAGCTTACCAGTAACTGAAGCATTTCTGGCAGACATTAGATACGAGAACGAATCGGAGAGTCGCGTTGCGCTCTGTCTAGTTGCGACCGAGGATGAAAAGATCGTCGAGGCTATATCTCGGGTTTTCTGGAACATGTTTCGGTCGGACGTTAGCTTGGACCTTGTGTTCCTTGATGAGAAACAAAGGGAAGCAATAGAACAAGTGTGTCGCTGTTTCTATCAGGTTGAAAAGGCTTAA
- the pheT gene encoding phenylalanine--tRNA ligase subunit beta, which produces MKILANWIRDFVTISDDDRRLAERLTESGVAVEGFYNDGHDLAYEAEITTNRPDAMNHYGVARDASAVYDVDLKPITPKFSEKKGPDFPILIEDAEGCARYTARVVRGVKIAPSPANIARRLELIDQRPINNVADASNYTLNEMGHPTHAFDLDTLEGDKIVVRRARAGETIETLDGETRKLSPEDLVIADAVKPVAIAGVMGGHDTMITDRTRNVLIESAWFDPASVRRTSKRLGMHTDASHRFERGADYGATPLACARVAELIVQTAGGQVEQEIDAVAAKVPRPELTMHVSEVKRHLGTDIPSQEIARILTKLGFGIKTTSDNTFAVQVPTWRLDVDREIDLIEEVARIYGYNKFPNTLPAFAGAVVELPNARKQARLRQTLLALGYNETLSSTFIPIDEGKQFGAPNAVRLENPLSEEAAYMRTSLLPGLVDQVGYNLNRGNSDVRLFEQGHIFESSGDKVDERSSVAFVATGTAEPFSVEKKARTYSFFDIKGDIEDLVGQFEAKNVYFDSHTTPWLHPGRSARVVVDGTTVARFGQLHPELAAERKLKQEVYVGEILLERLYQRGLREPHYKPIPRFPAVERDFSFVFDDKVVFERMRAAVEGLEIAELQSFQPAEIFRGGKLAAGTYSVLLRAEFQAPDRTLTDDQVAGWSQRVIETLTKLGGTLRA; this is translated from the coding sequence ATGAAAATTCTTGCCAACTGGATTCGCGATTTCGTGACCATTTCTGACGACGATCGCCGTCTTGCCGAGCGCCTGACCGAATCGGGCGTTGCGGTTGAGGGCTTCTACAACGATGGTCACGACCTCGCCTACGAGGCCGAGATCACGACCAACCGCCCCGACGCGATGAACCATTACGGTGTTGCACGCGATGCCTCGGCGGTGTACGACGTTGACCTGAAACCGATCACGCCGAAGTTCTCTGAGAAGAAGGGACCCGACTTCCCGATCCTCATCGAAGATGCCGAGGGCTGTGCGCGATACACGGCCCGCGTCGTTCGTGGCGTGAAGATTGCGCCGTCGCCGGCGAACATCGCTCGTCGGCTGGAGTTGATCGATCAGCGGCCCATCAACAACGTTGCCGACGCCAGCAACTACACGCTGAACGAAATGGGGCACCCGACGCACGCCTTCGATCTCGACACACTCGAGGGCGACAAGATCGTTGTGCGCCGCGCACGCGCGGGCGAGACCATCGAAACTCTCGACGGAGAGACCCGCAAACTCTCGCCGGAAGACCTCGTCATAGCCGATGCCGTGAAGCCCGTTGCAATCGCCGGCGTCATGGGCGGCCATGACACCATGATTACGGATCGCACCCGGAATGTGCTCATCGAATCCGCCTGGTTCGATCCCGCTTCCGTCCGCCGCACCTCGAAGCGTCTCGGCATGCACACCGACGCCTCGCACCGTTTCGAGCGTGGCGCCGACTACGGCGCTACTCCACTCGCCTGCGCTCGTGTCGCCGAGCTAATCGTCCAGACCGCCGGTGGCCAAGTCGAACAGGAGATCGATGCCGTCGCAGCCAAGGTCCCGCGCCCCGAACTCACGATGCATGTCTCGGAGGTCAAGCGTCATCTCGGAACGGACATTCCGTCACAGGAAATCGCGCGTATCCTGACGAAGCTCGGTTTCGGAATAAAGACGACCTCGGATAACACCTTCGCCGTTCAGGTCCCCACCTGGCGTCTCGATGTAGATCGCGAAATCGATCTCATCGAAGAAGTCGCACGCATCTACGGTTATAACAAATTCCCGAACACGCTCCCTGCATTCGCCGGCGCGGTCGTAGAACTTCCGAACGCGCGAAAGCAGGCGCGCCTGCGCCAGACGCTGCTCGCTCTCGGCTACAACGAAACTCTCTCGTCGACCTTCATCCCGATCGATGAAGGCAAGCAGTTCGGCGCGCCCAATGCCGTTCGCCTGGAGAACCCTCTGAGCGAGGAAGCCGCTTACATGCGCACTTCCCTGCTGCCCGGGCTCGTCGACCAGGTCGGCTACAACTTGAATCGTGGCAACAGCGACGTTCGGCTGTTCGAACAGGGACACATCTTCGAGAGTTCGGGCGACAAGGTGGATGAGCGTTCGTCAGTCGCATTCGTTGCCACCGGAACTGCCGAGCCGTTCTCCGTGGAGAAGAAGGCCCGCACTTATTCCTTTTTCGACATCAAGGGCGACATTGAGGATTTAGTCGGACAGTTCGAAGCAAAGAACGTCTACTTCGATTCGCATACCACGCCGTGGCTGCATCCCGGTCGTTCTGCGCGTGTCGTGGTGGACGGAACAACCGTCGCCCGTTTCGGACAGTTGCATCCTGAACTCGCTGCGGAGCGCAAGCTGAAGCAGGAAGTGTATGTCGGCGAAATCCTGCTCGAGCGGCTTTATCAGCGCGGCCTGCGCGAACCGCATTACAAGCCCATCCCACGCTTCCCCGCCGTCGAGCGTGACTTCTCGTTCGTATTCGACGACAAGGTCGTATTCGAGCGCATGCGCGCGGCGGTCGAGGGGCTCGAAATCGCAGAGTTGCAGAGCTTCCAGCCGGCCGAGATTTTCCGCGGTGGCAAACTCGCGGCGGGAACGTACTCAGTGCTCCTCCGGGCCGAATTCCAGGCGCCGGATCGCACGCTCACCGACGATCAAGTCGCAGGATGGTCGCAGCGGGTGATTGAAACACTCACGAAACTCGGTGGGACGCTCAGGGCGTAG
- a CDS encoding cell division protein ZapA: protein MEQANSSIRVEIYDQTYHLRGSDREYVQRLAEYVDGKMRQVAAQTSTVDSLRLAVLAALNIADELQLIRGKYDNVATEYTQRASHLQSALDSALDEVLADARKAG, encoded by the coding sequence GTGGAACAGGCGAATTCCAGCATTCGCGTTGAGATTTACGACCAGACCTATCACCTGCGTGGTTCGGACCGCGAGTACGTACAGAGGTTGGCCGAGTACGTTGACGGCAAGATGAGACAGGTTGCCGCCCAGACTTCGACGGTCGATTCGTTGCGGCTGGCCGTTCTGGCGGCCCTGAACATTGCCGACGAGCTACAGCTCATTCGCGGCAAGTACGACAACGTCGCAACCGAGTACACGCAGCGCGCGTCACACCTCCAGTCGGCGCTGGATTCGGCCCTCGACGAAGTGCTGGCGGACGCGCGAAAAGCAGGATAG
- the lgt gene encoding prolipoprotein diacylglyceryl transferase has product MHPNLISLGHFHIATYGFLVALGMLLGLTIVLHLSKKQHLDPDEMWNLCGLVILAGIIGSKALYIITDWGYYSAHPGEIFSLGTLQAGGVFSGGLVLALGTAIWYLRKHQISFLKAADVIAPGLALGHAVGRLGCFSAGCCYGKPTNEPWGVVFTNPLANAIVGTPLGVRLHPTQLYEAFAELVNFFVLYWVVTKKKKFEGQAIGLYMVMYGIERYVIEFFRGDPGRGNIWGVMSGTQLISIFLVIAGAIIWMVRIPMRAPVKAAAH; this is encoded by the coding sequence GTGCATCCCAACCTGATTAGCCTCGGACACTTCCACATAGCCACTTACGGCTTTCTCGTCGCCCTGGGCATGTTGCTCGGGCTGACAATCGTGCTGCACCTCTCGAAAAAGCAACACCTTGATCCTGACGAAATGTGGAATCTCTGCGGGCTCGTGATCCTTGCCGGGATCATCGGCTCTAAGGCCCTCTACATCATCACCGACTGGGGTTATTACTCGGCTCATCCCGGCGAAATTTTCAGCCTTGGCACGCTTCAGGCCGGCGGAGTGTTCTCCGGTGGTCTGGTGCTCGCTCTTGGCACGGCAATCTGGTATCTCCGCAAGCACCAGATTTCGTTCCTGAAGGCCGCTGACGTAATTGCTCCCGGACTAGCATTGGGCCACGCTGTTGGACGTCTTGGCTGTTTCTCGGCCGGTTGCTGCTACGGCAAGCCGACGAATGAGCCTTGGGGCGTCGTCTTCACCAATCCCCTGGCGAACGCAATTGTGGGGACGCCGCTGGGGGTCCGTCTGCATCCGACGCAGCTTTATGAAGCCTTCGCCGAGTTGGTTAATTTCTTCGTTCTGTACTGGGTTGTTACGAAGAAGAAGAAGTTCGAGGGTCAGGCGATCGGGCTTTACATGGTCATGTATGGGATCGAACGTTACGTGATCGAATTCTTCCGTGGCGATCCCGGCCGCGGAAACATTTGGGGCGTTATGAGCGGCACACAGTTGATCTCCATCTTCCTCGTAATCGCCGGCGCTATCATCTGGATGGTCCGGATACCAATGCGCGCGCCAGTGAAGGCCGCGGCACACTGA
- a CDS encoding RsmE family RNA methyltransferase yields MTRRRFIADEVESNRAALTGAHAAHLSRVLRARIGQEFDIALGEAVRRGTIVSVEDDRVIFELGEAVETHSQRPITIALAVFRFERFEWAVEKCTELGVLRIAPVITRRTDAHLAKAAEKRTERWRRIAQEASEQSRRLAVPEILIPVKLREYVAREQAAKKIVLAENETEVQLRDICDGGDDIALAVGPEGGWATDELKLFAEAAWQNASLGPTILRAETAAIAALAIIQNTGN; encoded by the coding sequence ATGACCCGTCGCCGTTTCATTGCCGACGAAGTTGAGTCCAATCGCGCCGCACTGACCGGGGCGCACGCTGCGCATCTCTCCCGCGTTTTGCGAGCGCGGATCGGACAGGAGTTCGACATCGCCTTGGGCGAAGCGGTGCGCCGAGGAACCATCGTGAGCGTCGAGGATGACCGGGTTATCTTCGAATTAGGAGAGGCCGTGGAAACCCATTCGCAGCGGCCGATAACGATTGCGCTGGCTGTATTCAGGTTCGAGCGGTTCGAATGGGCGGTCGAGAAGTGTACAGAACTGGGCGTGTTGCGTATTGCCCCAGTAATAACGCGCCGGACCGATGCGCATCTCGCGAAAGCGGCGGAGAAGCGGACAGAACGCTGGCGCCGCATCGCGCAAGAAGCTTCGGAACAATCACGGCGGCTTGCCGTGCCGGAGATTCTCATCCCCGTGAAGCTGCGCGAATACGTCGCGAGAGAGCAGGCCGCGAAGAAAATCGTCCTCGCGGAGAACGAAACGGAGGTTCAACTGCGCGATATCTGTGACGGAGGCGATGACATCGCCCTGGCGGTTGGCCCTGAAGGCGGTTGGGCCACGGATGAACTGAAATTATTCGCCGAGGCGGCTTGGCAAAATGCATCTCTGGGGCCAACCATCCTTCGTGCGGAGACAGCGGCCATCGCCGCTCTCGCCATCATACAAAATACCGGCAACTAA
- the dnaJ gene encoding molecular chaperone DnaJ: MATNTKRDYYEVLGVSRTATEVEIKSAYRKLAMQYHPDRNPDNPDAEERFKECSEAYAVLSDSEKRSRYDQFGHAGVGGPGGFGGFDPSNFQDFSDIFGDLFGFGDVFGTGRRRSRAQRGNDLREDLTLTFEEAVFGVTKKVVVRHREMCPQCRGTGAAPGKSPVTCKQCNGRGQVRYQQGFFSIARGCPVCHGAGVVIEHPCPKCRGEQTVATETPLDVKVPAGVEEGTRILYNGHGDAGVHGGPAGDVYVVLHVKEHPFFEREGKDLYCVVPISYSQAALGSEIHIPTLEGETLLKVPEGTQTGTSFRLRQKGVPVLNGRGRGDLFVEIKVQTPTKLSKRQRELLEELDGIGKIDNKPERRSLMSRVKEIFQ; the protein is encoded by the coding sequence GCAGTATCATCCGGATCGCAATCCCGACAATCCAGATGCCGAGGAGCGGTTCAAAGAATGCAGCGAGGCCTACGCCGTCCTCAGCGACAGCGAGAAGCGTTCGCGCTACGACCAGTTCGGACATGCAGGCGTTGGCGGTCCGGGCGGATTTGGCGGATTCGATCCTTCGAACTTCCAGGATTTCTCCGATATCTTCGGGGACCTGTTCGGCTTCGGCGACGTCTTTGGCACCGGTCGCCGCCGCTCGCGCGCGCAGCGTGGTAACGATCTGCGCGAGGACCTGACTCTCACGTTTGAAGAAGCCGTGTTCGGCGTTACGAAGAAGGTCGTGGTTCGTCACCGCGAAATGTGTCCGCAGTGTCGGGGTACTGGCGCGGCACCCGGGAAATCGCCAGTTACCTGCAAGCAGTGCAATGGGCGCGGCCAGGTCCGCTATCAACAGGGTTTCTTCAGCATCGCGCGCGGCTGTCCCGTGTGCCACGGCGCCGGAGTGGTAATCGAACACCCGTGCCCGAAGTGCCGCGGCGAGCAGACGGTCGCGACGGAGACACCGCTCGACGTGAAGGTTCCCGCGGGCGTGGAAGAAGGCACACGCATTCTCTACAACGGGCATGGTGACGCCGGAGTGCATGGCGGCCCTGCCGGCGACGTGTACGTGGTTCTCCACGTGAAAGAGCACCCATTCTTCGAGCGGGAAGGCAAAGATCTCTACTGTGTCGTTCCCATTTCGTACTCGCAGGCAGCGCTTGGCTCGGAGATCCATATCCCGACGCTTGAGGGCGAAACGCTCCTGAAGGTTCCTGAAGGAACACAGACCGGCACAAGCTTCCGCCTGCGGCAGAAGGGCGTACCGGTATTAAATGGTCGTGGCCGCGGGGATCTGTTCGTCGAAATCAAGGTGCAAACTCCAACCAAGCTTTCCAAGCGGCAGCGTGAACTGCTCGAGGAACTCGACGGTATCGGCAAGATCGACAACAAGCCCGAACGGCGAAGTTTGATGAGCAGGGTGAAGGAAATCTTCCAGTAG